One genomic region from Vitis riparia cultivar Riparia Gloire de Montpellier isolate 1030 chromosome 17, EGFV_Vit.rip_1.0, whole genome shotgun sequence encodes:
- the LOC117934497 gene encoding cytochrome P450 71A3-like produces the protein MGSFLDLLYKENASFSLLLLPFFVFIYFLIKWLYPTTPAVTTKRLPPSPPKLPIIGNLHQLGLLPHRSLWALAQRHGPIMLLHFGKVPVVIVSAADATREIMKTNDVIFSNRPKSSIFAKLLYDYKDVSMAPYGEYWRQMRSICVLHLLSNRRVQSFRGVREEETALLMEKISSSSSSSTPIDLSKMFQSLTNDLICRVALGRKYSGDETGRKYRELLKEFVGLLGGFDVADYIPWLSWVNFINGLDAKVEKVAKEFDRFLDEVVKEHVERRKRGVDEEVKDFVDVLLGIQEDNVTGVAITGVCIKALTLDMFAAGSDTTYTVLEWAMTELLRHPQVMRQLQNEVRGIAQGKLLITEDDLDKMQYLKAVIKETLRLHPPIPLLIPRESTRGAKIMGYDIEAGTRVITNAWAIGRNPLLWDEAEEFRPERFLNSSIDFTGKYFELIPFGAGRRGCPGTLFAAMAIEVVLPNLVHRFDWEVGGGGRREDLDMTECTGLTIHRKVPLLAVATPWPS, from the exons atgggaagcttTCTAGATCTTCTGTACAAGGAAAACGCGTCGTTCTCTCTGCTACTTCTCCCCTTTTTCGTCTTCATATACTTCCTCATCAAATGGCTCTATCCTACCACTCCTGCAGTCACCACAAAGAGGCTACCTCCTTCCCCACCAAAGCTCCCAATCATTGGAAACCTCCACCAACTAGGCTTGCTCCCTCACCGCTCTCTCTGGGCCTTGGCTCAGCGCCATGGCCCCATTATGCTACTCCATTTTGGCAAAGTTCCAGTGGTCATCGTCTCAGCTGCAGACGCTACAAGAGAGATCATGAAGACCAATGATGTCATCTTTTCAAACAGGCCTAAATCAAGCATCTTTGCGAAACTTCTCTATGATTACAAGGACGTTTCCATGGCCCCCTATGGAGAGTACTGGAGACAGATGAGGAGTATCTGTGTACTCCACCTTCTCAGCAACAGAAGGGTTCAGTCCTTCCGAGGAGTCCGAGAAGAAGAGACAGCCCTTCTGATGGAGAAGAtatcttcctcttcttcctcctccacCCCAATTGATTTGAGCAAAATGTTTCAGTCCCTAACAAATGATCTTATATGCAGAGTTGCCCTAGGAAGAAAATACAGCGGAGATGAAACTGGAAGAAAATATAGAGAACTGCTGAAGGAGTTTGTGGGGTTGCTGGGTGGCTTCGATGTTGCCGACTACATTCCATGGCTGTCATGGGTGAACTTCATCAATGGTTTGGATGCAAAAGTGGAGAAAGTTGCTAAAGAGTTCGATAGATTTCTTGATGAAGTGGTGAAAGAGCACGTGGAGAGAAGGAAAAGAGGTGTAGATGAGGAAGTGAAGGATTTCGTGGACGTTTTGCTTGGCATTCAGGAGGATAATGTCACAGGCGTTGCCATAACTGGAGTTTGCATCAAAGCTCTTACTCTG GACATGTTTGCTGCTGGAAGTGACACTACATACACAGTCTTGGAGTGGGCAATGACAGAGCTCTTGAGGCACCCACAAGTCATGAGGCAACTTCAGAATGAGGTCAGAGGAATTGCTCAAGGCAAACTCCTCATAACTGAGGATGACTTAGACAAAATGCAATATTTGAAGGCAGTGATCAAAGAGACTCTCAGACTACACCCTCCAATCCCACTACTAATTCCCAGAGAATCCACCCGGGGCGCCAAAATAATGGGCTACGACATTGAAGCAGGGACACGAGTCATTACCAATGCATGGGCAATTGGGAGAAACCCACTGTTGTGGGATGAGGCTGAGGAGTTTCGGCCAGAAAGGTTCTTGAATTCTTCTATAGATTTCACAGGGAAATACTTTGAGTTGATCCCATTTGGAGCTGGCCGGAGAGGTTGCCCAGGAACTCTGTTCGCGGCAATGGCAATTGAGGTTGTGTTACCAAATCTTGTTCATCGGTTTGATTGGGAAGTGGGTGGTGGAGGTAGAAGGGAGGATTTGGATATGACTGAATGCACTGGTCTGACCATTCATAGAAAAGTTCCACTTCTTGCAGTTGCAACTCCATGGCCTAGCTGA